Part of the Bifidobacterium sp. ESL0775 genome is shown below.
GCTGGACAACCCCCAGTCGCCCACGCACGGGGTGGGTGGCACGTTCTCCAACGAATTCCCCGATGTCAAGCTGCCCTCCAAGATGCTGAGCCTCGACGACGTGTTCTCCATCGACGAGCTCCGGGATTGGTACGACGGCGTGTTGAGGGCCCTGGATTGGCCGGAAGACAAGGCGCTGCCGATGACCTGCGAGGTCAAGATCGACGGGTTGGCCCTCGACCTGCTCTACCGTGACGGTGTCTTGGAGCAAGGGCTCACGCGTGGCGACGGCACGACCGGCGAGGACATCACCACCAACGTGCGCACCATCTCGACCATTCCCCAAAACCTCAAGGGCGAGGCACAGGACATCCCCGAATTCGTGGAGATCCGCGGTGAGGTGTTCATGCGCTGGGACGATTTCCGCGCTTTGAACGCCAAGAACGAGGATGAGGGCAAACCCCCGTTCGCCAACCCGCGCAACGCCGCCGCGGGTTCGCTGCGCCAGAAGGACCCGCGCATCACGGCCACCCGTCCGCTGAGCTTCTACGCGCATGGCCTGGGCACCCTGCAATGGGCGCCAGGCTCGGCGAACGCCGGCCACGATGCCGTCAACGACCAGTCCGAAGCCTACGAGCTGTACCGGAAGTGGGGCATTCCGGTCTCACCACACAACCGCGAGATCACCTCGTTCGACCAGATTCTCGAGATGATCGACTATTACGGCGAGCACCGCGGCGACATCGAACACGCGCTCGACGGCATCGTGGTCAAAGTCGACGATCTGGGGCTGCAGCGCCGCCTCGGCGCCACCTCGCGCGCCCCGCGCTGGGCCATCGCCTACAAATACCCGCCCGAAGAGGTCAACACCAAGCTGCGTGACATCGTTGTACAGGTCGGTCGCACCGGCCGCGTCACACCAGTGGCTGTATTGCAACCTGTCTATGTCGCCGGGTCCACGGTGGCCTCCGCGACCTTGCACAACCCCTTCGAGGTCAAGCACAAGAACGTATTGATCGGCGACACCGTCGTGGTACGCAAGGCGGGCGATGTCATCCCCGAAATCGTGGGCCCGGTGCTGGAACGTCGCAAAGGCCACGAAAGCGAGCTGCGGGAGTTCGTCATGCCCGAATACTGCCCGTCCTGCGGCACCAAGCTGGGGCCCGCCAAGGAAGGGGAGAAGGACATCCGCTGCCCGAATGTGGAGAGCTGCCCGGCCCAGTTCACCCAGCGGGTGATGAACCTCGCCAGCCGAAAGGCGCTTGACATCGAGCACTTGGGCGAGCAGAGCGCCATCGCGCTGACCAATCCCGAAGAGAACCGGCCGGACTCAGTCGCCACCTACGCGCCCGACCTGCGCGACATCGAGGTCGGACCGGGCGAGGAGCCGGAGCCGTACGAACCGGTTGCGGGCCTGCAGCTGCCAGCCAGGCAGGAGCCGGTGCTCACCAGCGAGGCGGATGTTTTCTCGCTGACCGCCAAGGACCTGAAGGATGTCAAGGTCTGGAGGGAGTCCTCGATCATCGAGATCAGCGAGCATCTCGACGAGAATGGGCGCAAGCGAAGCAGGCGCAAGAACCGCGGCGGTTCCGGGCTGTGGCATCAAGTGCCGGCGTTCTGGACGCTCGCCATGCCGGCGAAAAAGCTCAAGGGAAAGGCGGGCGTATCAGGCGGCGCTTCGAACGTAGACGCCTCGGATTCGTCGGATTCCGCCTCGTCGGCTGCCCTTTTCAGTTCCGCGAACGCCTCGGCGCCGGCCTCTGTGCCACGCCAATGGCCCGGCTATGACGTACCCGATGACGCGATTGTGGTCGGCGAGCAGAGCAAGAAAGACAGGGACGGGAGCTTCAGCGAGCAGCCGATCTACATCCGTCCCAGCGAATACACCAAACAGATGCTCCAGGAGATTGACAAAGCCAAGCAGGCCGACCTCTGGCGGGTCATCGTGGCGCTTTCGATACGTCATCTCGGGCCGCCGACGGCAAGGCTCATCGCCAACCATTTCGGTTCGCTCGACGCCATCTCCCAGGCGAGTGTCGAGGATCTGGTGGCCATCAACGGCATCGGCGAGGAGATCGCGGAATCCGTGGTCTCATGGTTCGCTGACGCCCGCAAGCCGGGGGACTGGCGGGGCAGAATCCTCGAAGCGTGGAAGGCCGCCGGTGTGGGGCAGAGCGTCGAAGAGAACACACTGGAGCAGACGCTGGCCGGCAAGACGGTGGTGGTCACCGGCTCGCTGGAAGGTTACAGCCGTGAATCCGCCAAGGAGGCCATCGTCGAGCGTGGCGGCAAGGCCGCGGGATCGGTGAGCAGGAAAACCGATTACGTGGTCGTCGGCGCGAACGCCGGTTCCAAGGAGGCCAAGGCCGAGGAACTGGGCGTGCCGATGCTTGACGAGGCGCAGTTCACGACATTGCTTGAGACCGGTGAACCCGGAGAGCCTGGGGAGCCGGGCAAGGCGGGTGAGACCAACGAATCCGCAGGCCAAGAATGATGCCGACAAGTAGCTACAGGTAACGGATTGTAGAAGAAAACCGACGATACCGTGAAGCTTTAGCTGCAGACCAAGCCTCATTTACGTATTACAATCATGTCGCTTAATCTCACTTTTGCTCACAAGTCGTGGAAAATGTCCGCCAAACATACTGGCGTGCCGCCCAGTGTGGCGATACAGTGGAAAGTATCGACAAGGAAGGCACAATGACGGATAGCGGCACGATTGAACGGCGGATCTACGAACGTCTGGGCCACGTCATCGACCCGGAGCTGGGGCGTTCGGTCACCGACTTGGGGATGGTCCCCTGCGTCGAGGCGGCCAAGGCGGATGACGGAGACGACAACCATTACGTGCTCACCGTCCATGTCGAGCTCACCGTGCCCGGATGCCCGCTCTCCAAGACCATCAGCGAACGCATCGAGGAGGCTGTGCGCACCTATCCCGACGCGAGACTCACACCGAAGATCGAGATTGGCGCGATGAGCCGCGAAAAGCTTGGGAAACTGGTGGACGAGCTCAAGGCCGAGCGCCGGCAGAACCCCTTCAACAAGCCGGGCACCAAGACCCGCGTTTTCGCCATCGCCTCCGGCAAAGGCGGGGTGGGCAAGTCATCGGTCACCGCCAACCTCGCGGCCACCTTCTCGGCGCTCGGCTACGACACCGCCGCCATCGACGCGGACATCTACGGGTTCTCCCTGCCGTCGCTTTTCGGCGTGCATTCGCGGCCTACGGATTTGAACGGCATGCTGATGCCGGTGGTCGCCTGGGGCGTCAAGTTGATCTCCATCGGCATGTTCGCTGGGGCCGACCGGGCGATTCTTTGGCGCGGGCCGCGCCTGCAACGCTCGCTTGAGCAGTTCCTTGCCGACGTCTGGTGGGGCAGCCCCGACGTCCTGCTGCTCGACCTGGCCCCAGGAACGGGCGACATGGCTATTTCCGTGGCCCAGGCGCTGCCGAACGCCGAGCTCATCGTGGTCACCACCCCGCAGCCGAGCGCCTCCGACGTGGCCGTGCGCTCCGGGCTCGTCGCCTTGCAGGTGCCGATGAAGGTACGAGGTGTGGTGGAGAACATGAGCTATTTCGACCACAAGGGCGAGCGTCTGCGCATCTTCGGCGAAGGCGGCGGCCAGCGGGTGAGCGACCAGTTGACAGAGGCGCTCGACTACGATGTCCCGCTGTTGACCCAGCTGCCGTTGCAGCCTGAAATCCGTGAGATTGATGAATCCGGCCGTCCTGCGGTCCTGAACCCGGACGGGACATTGGCCGCCAGCGCCTTGGCCGATTCGTTCAAGACCTTGGCGCAGCGTCTGATGCGTTAGCTCATGGGGCTATGGCTATTACGCAAAGCGGCTATGGCATCGTGTGACTGATCAGCTCGGCGTATATCAGAAAGCGTGTTTCTGAGAGAAGGACGTCTCTGGAACACGCTTGTTCATTGAATCAGCGAACAAAAGTTGAAAGCGATATCAGCTTCAACGATTGGACGGTACGGTGAACACCATTTTCACGCTGTCGGCGTCATTGTCGGTGCCATCGAGGAACGGCCTCGCCAATCTCCACGAATCGTCAATCTCGTAGGTATTGCCGTCGCCGCCGCTCTCGCCTTTCTTCCACGTGGCATCGATGGAGTCGCTGCTGTAGCGGTTGTCCCAGTTGAACGAGACGTCGTGGTTGCTTTTCACGTCCATCCCGTATTTCCAGTTTTCGTCGTCGATTTTCATATTGACGGTCCAGTTGCCCACCACGCCCGTTCGAGGCATGGTGATGCTTCTGAAACTGTCGTCTCCATCGTCATTGGAGACCAGCGCTTTCATGTCATCGACATCGTAGGTGACGCTCTCTTTGTCATAATCGGAGACCCTGAGATCCGCCTTCGCGTACTTTTTGCCGAGCATGCTCAGCGTTGCGCCGCCGTCCTTGTCCACGTCGATGGTGATGGCCGTGATGGTCGCCCCCGGCGTCTTGACGCTGAACGACCATGTCCCGGCAGGGGCTCCGGGCTTGCCAAGCCCGCCGGAGGAGGAACCGCCTGAAGGCGAAGAGGGCCGGCTGAACACGACAAGGCCGACGACCACAAGCACGGCGACCACGGCCGCGATGACGGCGATGATGGTGCTGCGGTTCCTGTTGGATTTCACCGGCGCCGGCTGCTGGGGCGCATTCCCGTAAGGCGCCGAGGGCATGGGCGGCATCGCGGGAACCTGGCCGAATTGCTGCGGTGGAATGTTGCCTGGCGCGGCCGGAGGGTTCTGGTATTGCTGCGTCTGGGGCTGGCCTTGGGGCTGGAATTGCTGTTGGGGCGCGTTCGGAGCGCCGCAATTGGGGCAGAACCGCACGCCTTCGGGTAACTGGGCTCCACAGTTGTTGCAGAATTTCAAGGCTGCCTTCTTCCTTGCGCCGGTGCATTCGATGACTCAAGGATATCGGTAAGTCTGGAATTGGTGTGCCATGCCCAATGTGTCTGGAGGTGGCGCAGCGCCGGAAAGCAAGGCGATTATTCATCGAGGTTGCAGGGAGATTGCATGACATTCGCAGGTGATGCCGGCAATCAACATACGGCAGGCAGCACAAAGGCCGTCATACCAAATCTTGTGGTATGACGGCCTTCCTGATGTCCGATCAACGTGAATCGAACGAAAACGCGAAGCTCAGCAGTTGAAGTAGAGCTCGTACTCGAGCGGAGTCGGGGCCAGACGCTGCTGGTCGATTTCGTCGCGCTTGAGGGCAACCCAGGTCTCGAGAAGGTCGGTGGTGAAGACGTCGCCGGCGGTCAGGAAGTCGTTGTCCTCCTCGAGCGCGTCCATTGCTTCGCCAAGCGAGGCTGGGACGTGCTTCATGTTGTCCAGCTCCTCTGGCGGCAGCTCGTAGATGTCCTTGTCGACAGGGGCCGGAGGCTCGATGTGGTTCAGGACGCCGTCCATACCGGCCATCAGCTGGGCCGAGAAGGCGAGGAACGGGTTGCAAGAGGGATCGGGGACGCGGAACTCGATGCGCTTGGCCGCGGGCGCGGTGCCGGCGAACGGGATGCGGATGGCGGCCGAACGGTTGCGGGCCGAGTAGACAAGGTTCGTCGGGGCTTCGTAGCCGGGCACCAGACGCTTGTATGAGTTGAGCGACGGGTTGGTAAAGGCGAGCACCGAGGAAGCGTGCTTGATGAGGCCGCCGATGTACCAGCGGGCGATGTCGGAGAGACCGCCGTAGCCGTTCTCATCGTAGAAGAGCGGCTTGCCGTCCTTCCACAGCGACTGGTGGCAGTGCATGCCGGTGCCGTTGTCGCCTGCGATGGGCTTGGGCATGAAGGTCACGGCCTTGCCCGCCTCGAAGGCGGTCTCGTGCACGACGTACTTGTACTTCTGCAGGTCATCACCTGCGTGCTGCAGGGTGTTGAAGCGGTAGTTGATCTCCTGCTGGCCTGCGCCGCCGACCTCGTGGTGGCTGCGCTCGAGGATCAGGCCGACCTTCTGGAGGTTGGCGACCATGTCGTCGCGCAGGTCCTGGTTGTGGTCCTGCGGGGCCGGCGGGAAATAGCCGCCCTTGACGCGGTTCTTGAAGCCGATGTTGGCCGAGCCGTCGGCCTCGACCTCAGCGCCTGTGTTCCAAGGGGCCTCGACGGAATCGACCTCGTAGAAGGAACGCTGCATCGTGTTCTCGTAACGCACGGAATCGAAGAGGAAGAACTCGGCTTCGGGGGCGAAGCAGGCGGTGTCGGCCACGCCGG
Proteins encoded:
- the ligA gene encoding NAD-dependent DNA ligase LigA; its protein translation is MVKATKIGGNRGKSGESGQSDQLAWDFDSDKPEVVEDSGATQYAPGSMEWIASLQHTDADAARLDKFDVAELSSEAAARLWARVAAWVETDQMAYYIDSQPVSSDAAYDAFLRCLQRLEADFPALDNPQSPTHGVGGTFSNEFPDVKLPSKMLSLDDVFSIDELRDWYDGVLRALDWPEDKALPMTCEVKIDGLALDLLYRDGVLEQGLTRGDGTTGEDITTNVRTISTIPQNLKGEAQDIPEFVEIRGEVFMRWDDFRALNAKNEDEGKPPFANPRNAAAGSLRQKDPRITATRPLSFYAHGLGTLQWAPGSANAGHDAVNDQSEAYELYRKWGIPVSPHNREITSFDQILEMIDYYGEHRGDIEHALDGIVVKVDDLGLQRRLGATSRAPRWAIAYKYPPEEVNTKLRDIVVQVGRTGRVTPVAVLQPVYVAGSTVASATLHNPFEVKHKNVLIGDTVVVRKAGDVIPEIVGPVLERRKGHESELREFVMPEYCPSCGTKLGPAKEGEKDIRCPNVESCPAQFTQRVMNLASRKALDIEHLGEQSAIALTNPEENRPDSVATYAPDLRDIEVGPGEEPEPYEPVAGLQLPARQEPVLTSEADVFSLTAKDLKDVKVWRESSIIEISEHLDENGRKRSRRKNRGGSGLWHQVPAFWTLAMPAKKLKGKAGVSGGASNVDASDSSDSASSAALFSSANASAPASVPRQWPGYDVPDDAIVVGEQSKKDRDGSFSEQPIYIRPSEYTKQMLQEIDKAKQADLWRVIVALSIRHLGPPTARLIANHFGSLDAISQASVEDLVAINGIGEEIAESVVSWFADARKPGDWRGRILEAWKAAGVGQSVEENTLEQTLAGKTVVVTGSLEGYSRESAKEAIVERGGKAAGSVSRKTDYVVVGANAGSKEAKAEELGVPMLDEAQFTTLLETGEPGEPGEPGKAGETNESAGQE
- a CDS encoding Mrp/NBP35 family ATP-binding protein; amino-acid sequence: MTDSGTIERRIYERLGHVIDPELGRSVTDLGMVPCVEAAKADDGDDNHYVLTVHVELTVPGCPLSKTISERIEEAVRTYPDARLTPKIEIGAMSREKLGKLVDELKAERRQNPFNKPGTKTRVFAIASGKGGVGKSSVTANLAATFSALGYDTAAIDADIYGFSLPSLFGVHSRPTDLNGMLMPVVAWGVKLISIGMFAGADRAILWRGPRLQRSLEQFLADVWWGSPDVLLLDLAPGTGDMAISVAQALPNAELIVVTTPQPSASDVAVRSGLVALQVPMKVRGVVENMSYFDHKGERLRIFGEGGGQRVSDQLTEALDYDVPLLTQLPLQPEIREIDESGRPAVLNPDGTLAASALADSFKTLAQRLMR
- a CDS encoding zinc ribbon domain-containing protein, which codes for MKFCNNCGAQLPEGVRFCPNCGAPNAPQQQFQPQGQPQTQQYQNPPAAPGNIPPQQFGQVPAMPPMPSAPYGNAPQQPAPVKSNRNRSTIIAVIAAVVAVLVVVGLVVFSRPSSPSGGSSSGGLGKPGAPAGTWSFSVKTPGATITAITIDVDKDGGATLSMLGKKYAKADLRVSDYDKESVTYDVDDMKALVSNDDGDDSFRSITMPRTGVVGNWTVNMKIDDENWKYGMDVKSNHDVSFNWDNRYSSDSIDATWKKGESGGDGNTYEIDDSWRLARPFLDGTDNDADSVKMVFTVPSNR
- the glnA gene encoding type I glutamate--ammonia ligase; its protein translation is MTALETKEDLEALINTEGVEYISVRFTDLLGGQQHFTVPASEFLKDAFTDGEPFDGSSIRGFQAIQNSDMKLVPDVSTAFLDPFRKHKTLVVSHSVVDPITMEPYSRDPRQVAAKAEAYIKSTGVADTACFAPEAEFFLFDSVRYENTMQRSFYEVDSVEAPWNTGAEVEADGSANIGFKNRVKGGYFPPAPQDHNQDLRDDMVANLQKVGLILERSHHEVGGAGQQEINYRFNTLQHAGDDLQKYKYVVHETAFEAGKAVTFMPKPIAGDNGTGMHCHQSLWKDGKPLFYDENGYGGLSDIARWYIGGLIKHASSVLAFTNPSLNSYKRLVPGYEAPTNLVYSARNRSAAIRIPFAGTAPAAKRIEFRVPDPSCNPFLAFSAQLMAGMDGVLNHIEPPAPVDKDIYELPPEELDNMKHVPASLGEAMDALEEDNDFLTAGDVFTTDLLETWVALKRDEIDQQRLAPTPLEYELYFNC